The Neodiprion pinetum isolate iyNeoPine1 chromosome 5, iyNeoPine1.2, whole genome shotgun sequence genome segment CTAACGAATCCTCAGAATTACCAGCCAGCGCTTTGCCTGTCGGCAACAGATCCCAGAGCTTTTCGGATAAGGTTGTCAAATCGCCAAAAATTATCGACATTTTACCCTCTGCGGTATGAGTCATTGATAACGACTTGTGATCTGGGTAGCAATGATCAGCCGAGGgggttcatttttttcacctacgAAATATTGCTTCGAAAgtgtgagaaaattgaaatcgtcAAACGATGACATTCGACGACCTTTTGACGTATCACTTCGTATTAATGTAGTCTTTGCGGAGAAAAGTCTTTGATTTTAATAAAGGAATCTGTTGTCGAGTAGCACGTTACGTTCTGTGAAATTGACCGCATCGGATAATCAACGGTCGAGGAAAATCAGCGACGGTTCCAGTTCCAATCACTTTCCGTGTAAGATTGACGAAACAAAAAGCTGTCGGAAACTGAAAGTGAAATACATATTATCATGCAAGATAGtatcctgaaatttttattcgtctcTTAGTTTTATTGCACCGGTCATTATCGTAAAAATTGCTTGTAATTGTGACGTAAGAAGAATCCTTCACATTATTAAGCCGATCGCTGATCAATGAATTTCTTGAATCATCTTTCCGATTAGCTTATTAAAATATCACAAAGAGTTTACTTCTTCTGTCTCAAATCAATTTGTCTGAATACAGTTTGCTACGTACAAGAAATAAGTGTGTCTTACGGACACGTTTAAATAAagattttgcaaaataaaataatacgaaCTATTGTTTTATGTAGTTTTTTTAATAAgcacaatttttaattcaaaattcgatcaAGTAGAATATTCAACTCTACTTCGTAAGTGGAGAAAATACGTAATAAAACAAGAAGTGCGTAGTAAGCTGCAAAATATGATTGCAAAGAATTACCGAGTGATGCACTTGGCACAGTATTTAAACCGCATGCAATGCACTGACGTTGCATTATTTCTTGCGATACATTATGCGTGGCTGATTGAACATTTCCACGTGGGGAAAAGTTTCAGACAAACTGGAAGACAGACGCTCTGACGTACAtaatttctcaaaaactgATGTTCATTGGACGATAGAAAAAAACACGTTTATCATTGAATTCAACACGGTTTCACTGGTTTCAAGTTCAAAGACACCGGCCAACCCAGACTCACGACTTCCCCTAGCCAGCCATAGAAAGCAGCGTAGAATATGGCCGAGAAAAATAGTCAccactttgaaaaatcgagcCTTCGCCCTGACCCTCATCAGATTTGTTGTCGTTTTTTCTGGCAGCTGGCAGTTCCTCTCAACTATTGCGTGCTACTATTTTGTAATAGAAccatattttttcaccacatTCGCTTTGTGCGGTTGCTTTGCGATGCTTTTCTAAGCTTTTGCTCGAGAGTTAATCATACTCAATCGCTACCTAACGATCCATACGCAAGAAGAAGGATAGTGATCCCGACCATAGCGCATACGTCGTTGTAAAACAAATGGAAAACCACAACGCATATGATCACCATACTTCCTGCGCGTCTTACGAGTTCCACATCCTTCAGTATTTCTCCCGTCACAGTGTGCGGTTTGGATTGTTTCCACTTACGAGTACAAGTGTAATGACAGTTTGTACTCTACTCTGCCAGTGTTGAGGTCGAGATGGCAGAATCTTTTGCGTTGCGTTTATAACTGATGAGAAAAAGCAAGCTCGGTGTCTGCGAGTTCTGAGTTTCAAAAACTGTACGATTTGCACATATCGTTGTGAATTGTGGAGATCATGTTATGGTAGGTGATGTGTTACtttgaggaaaaattggaTAAGTATTGTATCCGGCATACGGGGAGGGTGTTAATCAGCACCATGGATCGAAACAATTCAACCCTTGTGTCGATTGGACGTTTGATGTTGTTTGCCTCTTTGGTTATCACTGTCTACGGCATAGGACGTTCCAGAGGTGAGTTATAAATTGCAATGATTCATTCCGGATTAATCATCATTTCGCAAATATAATCGAGGAACAAATGAATTCAGTCGAAACTTTGTCTTCTTCTCTAATCCAACTTTTGAAACATGTGATAATCTGAACATATTATTTGGCTGTGGGAACATAGATGATACGTACTGCAAATTGTCGTGGCAATTTTATCGGTCGACCGATATCTTCCGGTGTGATATAATAATACTCATTCCTCATATACGGAAAGCTGCGAAGCATATACCAATGAATCAATGATCATGCTTTCCAAGTTCCCTCGCGTCAACGTTAAAACCCTATATATTCAATTCATAACGTAATCATGTGCCTATTTacatatttgaaattcgtcgcgaaTTTcgaatacaggtgatgagataAATTAATGACactgtagtcagggcggctagtaggtctagtggagtaagtctccggtaaagcatctctagataccatgttcgattcctggctccgtcgttaatttttcaactcacctgaaaattttcgaaattgtactctttcTAGTAATCATGTACCGTAAACTTATGTTTGATACAGAAGAAATAGAGACGCGGAGCAAGTACGGCGGTACATTAGATTACAAGGTTTACGTAGAAGAGAATCAACCAGCAACCGTACCTTGTGACCAAATGAGCAATTCGATGCCGGATTTCATATGGCTACAAAGATCCTACAGCAGTTCGGTCTGGAACAAGCTGAATGTTTCAAGCCATTTACGTATCAATGAAACCGCCATCTGGATACTTGATATCGCAAACGTGACATCCGAAGACAATGACATGATATACCAATGCGGTGTGCCATGCCAGATTCCTAAGACTACCCCAGGATTCCCTCTTTGTACCAGATCACTTATTAAGACCTATAAAGTGGACGAAAATTACAAAAGTATCCGAGCTGTCGGTTCGGATCGCATTTGCCTGCAAATTTATGAGGTGGATTTTATCACTCCAGATATAGTCTTGAATCGTATTACATATACGTTAGATATTACGTATCAGGAAAAGGGTACGGGCCAGTGGCAAAAAGTGGGATCACGGTCAGACATCGTACCCAGTGACCTTATTCTAAACGGATTGAAACGAAATACTACTTACCTAATAAGAAGCCTAATCAGTTTTCATTTCCACTTTAAGTACTACACGATTCAATATAAATGGGTTACAACGTTGAAAGAAGGTACACAAGTTTCAGGGtaaatcattttatttcgataTGACGTCAATTTCTACTACATGATATTTTTAAGACGCGTCGGATAATTCCTTCCCACAAATTCAATGTATGGTATGCTCGGTTATGTCGGATGGTCGAACAATTCTTGCAAAACTATTTTTCCTCAACAGATATCAAATACGAACCaactgtttcaattttaagAATGACTGGTAGTTCAATAGCGATCGAATGGACCGCACCACCGCCAGAATTGGAAGGTTACATTAGCTTTTACAATGCATCACTTCAAGGGGGACTACAGAACGAGAAACAATTTGTATCACAAATAAGAAAGTTGAGCCACATTTTCAAGGGACTTAGTGCAGAGATGAAATACGATGTTCAAGTGCAAGCTTGTTCTGTTGACGCATGTCGACATGCGTACACGGGAACCATATTAAAGGATGTGTATATCAAACTCGAAGGTTTGTATAGATACTTCGATCGTCTCAACCTGGTGAGAATTAGTTTCTCACACGTATTTCTGGACAACTTTATCGCCAATGTTTACAGAATTATGTGAATCGGGATGTGAGTTTGGTAGCAAATCATCTCATCATTATCGGGCGCTCTGATGCAAGACAGGATTTTCCCTGAAGCCAATTTTATCCTCTATAGTCTTCTTTCGCGAGATTTTGTCTTTGAAATTGAAGACTTTATCGAAAAAGATTAGATCCGCTGAAAATGACATCATCTTGATAAACAGAAGGCAAAACAGTTGTGTGAAGTTCTCCAGATGGACTAACGTCAATCTAACAAAAAGCAAAGATTGTCATCAACATTTTCTACAGATGAGTTAGATCCATATATTCAACCGACCATATTTCTGAATGGAATGACCAACGATTCCATAAACATCGGATGGTATAAGCCCGATGATTCGTACAAGGGTCCAGTTATTGGTTACTACCATCCAGTGCTGTCGGCGCAGTACGTTACGATTGAATCAGTATACGTAAATGGGACTACACTTTCTTTCTCGTTTGAAAATCTGCTGCAGAATGTTGAGTATGAGTTTCACGTGACGGCCTGCGGGAAATACAAATTGAATTGTGGTAATCGGAGCGTTCCAATCAAAGCTATGATCCGAGGTAGGTATACTAAAAGTACTTTCAGATAAACGTTGTCACATGTCCTTACATCTGTTGGTCATGCTCAGAACAATGAACACTAACTGTGACGTTGAACGTGAGATAACGGTTACAAATAAACATAACAGTTTTTTCCTGTCCCTTATCTCCTGCGTCAAGATACTCTCACATCCTGGTGCAATAATTAGTAGTCCATGACTGGAATTCAAACTAAACAAGAGTAAAAGTAGTTCACTTTTCAATTAAAACTTCAATTTAGAAGACTGCCAGATCTGGTTACGTATTGCGACTTTTGAACACGCTTCCTCCACTCTGCGCTCTGGAAAAAATGTCTATTAGTCATTttggtaaatttgaaatcacCATAGGTACTTCCGACAGCTATTGGATTCATATTGGAATATGGGTGATTGCATCGGCGCTAATACTCCTTATCTGTATGAGCGCGCTCACTGTTTGGAAACTTCGGCAAAAGGTACTCGAATAAATCGACCTTGACTTTCACATCAACGAATTAGCTGacttgtggttttttttttccagtcatTGAAACGGAAATTGATCAAAGCCAGACTCGAATACTTCAACAATGGGGATGCAACGATTCTGAGTCCAGACGTGGCCGTCAGCGATCAAGCTGAGCTACTGCCTTACCTGAAGAAATACGAGTTTCCTCGAAGTCTCCTTATCCTCGGTACAGAAGACTTCTCACTCCAATAAATGCTACGTACATAGTGCAATGCCGTTCAGACGTTACAAATTCAGTGATTGAACAATTTCTCTAAGTCTCAAGTCTATTTACTTGTATTAGTAGACTTTCTTGTCATCCCCCGTGAAACACTGGAGGTTCAGATTGGCACACTAAACAGTGGCTCATAACTTATAGagtagattaaaaaaaagtattagaAACATGAAATCCTAGACCAATGGCTCGGAAAGAACGACAACTGAATTAGGTCCAGTCGCATATTACCAACGCGATGTATCCCCGGATACGTTGTTGTTTGCTAAGTTTCCTCGATGTTTCCTCGATGATACACGGTGACTATTTGTACATTTATTTCATCCATCAGGCGACGTGTTGGGAAGTGGGGCATTCGGAGTGGTGAGAAAAGGACAGGCGAAAACCATTCGCAGTCGCGAAGCCGTCACAACAGTTGCTGTGAAGACGGTCCGGGCCACAGCCAGTCTGGATTGTATGACGGCCCTTCTTCGGGAACTCAGGATTCTTTGCTACCTCGGCGAACATCTGAATCTTGTTAGTCTTCTTGGCGCTTGTACGAAAAATATAGAGTACGGTAAGTTGTCTGGATAAATGtagagaataaaattaaaatccaaTGCTCGGTTGATGTGACACTCATTCCAATCATGTTTTGATGAATATACCAACAGGGCAACTTTTCGTCATCGTAGAATTTTGTCGATTTGGTAACTTGCATGACTACCTGTGGCGCCATCGGCGCGATTTTGTGAATCAATTGGATACTGACACTGCGGAAATTCGTGATCAAAATCCTTCTGAAGATGCAATCGATACCAACGATCAAGAGTAAGTCGATTCAGTCGATTCGAAAACACGGAGAAACACGGTGAAAACATGCAGGATATTACCCTTTGCACTGACTTCAAGCTATTCTTAACCTTTTGACCAAATGCTTATAGCTCGATTGATTGCTTGTTCGTATTTCCTAAGCCGTCTTGTAGGTATTTACAGGATGTAACAGCCACGTGGGATGCAATAATGATCAACACTCGTGCCCGGCAATACTGAAAGATGACTGCGTTCATCTGAACCTTTTCACTGGTCTCTCAATTTTCTTACAGTGGACAATCAGGCTCAGAGGGTGACGAAAATCCAGAAGCAGAAGACTGCGGTGATGGCACTAATGTCACTAGTACAAGTATGACAACAGACCTCGTTGTCACTGGTGCTGAAGCCACCGAACCACGCGTGCCTTTCAAATACCCAGGCGATTACAGAGGCATAGAGACAGATCCGTTGCGAACGCGAGACTTGGTCTTTTGGGCTTGGCAAATTTCACGTGGCATGCAGTATCTCAGTGCCAAGAAGGTGAGTGAAGATTTCTACGCAGGATCATCTCGGCACAAATAAGTGTGTGGAAATGTTTCGCACCGTCTAACAACAAGAAACTTTGCAGGACGCGTTTACTTGGCCAATCATTTACGGCATTCGTTAATCCTGTTTCAGGTTCTCCACGGAGACTTGGCGGCAAGAAACATTCTACTCTCTGATAACAATGTTGTGAAAATCTGTGACTTTGGACTGTCAAAGTCCCTCCGCGAGGAAGAGAACTTTACGAACAACGAGCGTGGTCCGCTTCCGGTGAAGTGGATGGCCATCGAGTCGCTCAGGGATCGagtattttcaacgaaatcggATGTTTGGTCGTACGGAGTCGTTCTGTGGGAGCTTTTCTCACTTGCTGATACGCCGTATCATGGGATAAGACCCGAATATATGTGTCAAACTCTGATCGAAGGTTATCGTATGGAGCGACCGAAATACGCACCGCAGATTTTGTGAGTGTgctaattctttttctttcgttacACAGTTCCTAACAATGTGAAAATTTCTGGCTACCATTTCAGGTACGATATAATGTTACATTGCTGGAAAGAGGAGCCATCGGAACGACCCTCATTCGAATCGCTCGCCTGGAAAATTTCTGATATGGTGGACGAGCATGTGAAATTGGTaagagagatattttttaagtGAAACTTTTCTAGTGGGGATAAGGATAAAATGTTATTAAACATGAAAAAGAGTGGCTGGTACAGTTATGGAGATCGAAAGAGAGAATGAGATAGAGCACGCTATATATAGGATTTCCTATCATCAGTCTTCTCTTTGTGTGGATCTTCGTGCGAGTTCCTATCTGCGGTTTTCTTTATGTACGGATTTTCATGCCTCATTTCTTTACGCCTGAACATAGCGAGTACGACATTTCTGTGATATATTTTTGATCAGGTTATTAGGTTCTGAATTGAATGGTTTAAGCCTTTTTCATAAGGATTTCGGGGGTTCATTGCAAAATTGTtatgtgtattataaatatattataattttatagatatatttttattaaaaatatgttacGCTCATATTCTTTTTTGGCCTAAAACGTTTGAccattacatttttcaatttcggcAAGGATTTTTCCCATGTCAGGACAATCCCTGAAAACCTtcgcaaaaaatttgaaattttttgaatcccACATTTTTACCTTATGAATTTTCGAACCTATCTCAAAGACATAGaatctgatattttttaagcaagaaaaaaaacatctcgTTTTAGAAACGAAACATTTTCATCCAAGATTCAGAGTGGGAAAATGCTTTATTCAATTGTTTtaaatcatattttcaatatttcaatcgTATCAAAATGGTGGGCAGAATTTGGgcagcggaaaaaaaaattcggaaaaaattgTGGATGTGTCTTAGAACTGgagaaagaatttgaaaaaatcagttATCAAATCGGAGATGTGGTACGTACTATAAAAGGTTTTGAATAGgtacgaaaatataaaaaacgaTATAAAAAATGGGAAGAACAATTGTAAGAAACATAATTGAACATCCTTAAACTCTGAATCTTGGGTAAACATGTTTCATTTCTAAAAAagaatattctttttcttgttgaaaaaatgtatgtaggTGGTTTTCGGATaggtttaaaaattcaaaagatgaAGATGTGTGATTCAAGAAATTCGCTTTCCAAATAACTGTATTTGGGTGGTTGAAATCACTCATATAAATTTTAGAAGTTTCACCTCTGTCGCATGTGGTCGCCACagatgtgatttttttcgtttttgtttttcttggATCGTACAAAATGCAAATTTGTCAGGACAACGTATTAGCTTTGTGAGGCATGATTGGAGACTGCATTGATAGCTCAAAAAATCCAGGACTTAGCACAGTGCTCATGATAAAAATCTTTTGTAGTATTACCTTGACTTGGGCAATCCGTACACCGAGATATACGCCGATGTTTGGAAACGTGAAAGAGAAACCGTGATCAAAGGTGAAACACCTGCCAGACATGAAGAGACCCAACCGCAAGAGTAACAACGTCGGTCCAACCTCTTTACTGgtttttatgaattattaGATGACTTTATGATTACTTTGCTCATCGATGGAACAAGATGTCAGGAACAACTTtttggaaaaagttttttatgGTTTAGATTCTTAACCACAGCATGTCTAGGAGGATCCTTCTAGTGAAGTCATCAACTTTGAAGGTCAAAAGTAAAAGGTTAAGTTCCACACTCATTGGCAGTTCATAAGATATACTGTAATACATACTCCACACATCTTCATGCAAGGGTCGAAATTTCCCGGATTGATCTACGAGTGAAATAGGAATTATATCAATAGATTTATTGCCAGCTCATTATCATCTAGTTTGAAATACCAATTTTCGCAAAACTAGTAACAAATTAGCGAAACACTTCTGCTTCGCTACttattattcaattctttCAACTTTTCCTAACCTTGGGTGATGtaaaaaaagtattgatttCAGTTGTGACAATTTATTTTAAGAATTTGTGGATATTTAATGAAGCgtctatttttattaatatcaagAGTAAATGTGACAAATTATTATAAGTTATAATTTTGCACAATTGAACAGCAGAGGCATACATATCAACATCAAAGACACTTTCATTCGTTACGCTTCTtattatcgaaatttcaagtgaattattcttttgtatgAACACCTTCTCTTTGTTTagcaaataaatatatcagaggtgtataattgtataaataaaattgtaaatattagttattttaaatcattgattcattcatccattcatTCACAAAATTAAGATACGTCTTTTAAACATAGAATGCTCATTGGAAAATGATTTTAACGACAATGCTTCTATAACTAGTCTTTTTCTTCGAACAacaatgttttttcttcttcttttttttttgttttacttgacttttgtttttgtttatcgcTGTTAAAGTCAATTCCGCAGTTTTCTTTACACATATTTCGTTTCCGTAGAtggtttttcacttttcattgttataaaatttctaaatttctCAACTTTCGACTTATAgttttagaagaaaatttgacTAGATTGCattgagtaaaaaacaaatctACGTTATAGAATTCTATTGACAAGttaaagaataaattgaaatgagGATCACGAGGTATCAATTGGATGTTAGTTCGGCGTCTTCTCGTAGAGTCCGTCGTTGACTGAAGACTATAGAGTCGTTCGGGTCAAGTGTGCGCACTTAAGGATTTAGGttcgtgtaaaaattaaaaaaaaagaaataaggacAAAAGAACCCATGCATATGATGAAGCATTTATTGAactaataattaaattaagtAATAAGACATAAAACTTTGAcaattggaaagaaaaaatggttaatgaaaaaaattcaaattcgggTAAGTGTGCGCATTGTTCTTGAATAGTTATAGACttcttaataaaaaattattttgaagactagataaataaataatgcgaGATCGActtattacaataaaattacataaaatCAGATGCCTAAGAATGAACTTAAACGAGGATTATTATTTGTGGCAGCGATCACATTCAAAACTACCACCTTCATAAAAAGTACATTGTTCATGCCACGTGGCATTGTgatcaaaaactgaaataaaaaaaacatcattagtcaattttttttgcaacttcaTTGCCTTCTCACATAAAACAACGGGGGTATGAATGAAGCCGAATCTTCGACTACAATCGTAAAGAAGGTCGAGTTATATTTACCGTCACCATCAATATGCATCCAACAAAAAACGTAGGACGTCAATTTAGGAGTACAACGCTTCCGTTATTCATTTATCTGGACATTCCGGTTCCGTGTTAGaatgtgaaaatcaactttttcGTCAACGACGAAAATTATCGTCGGTCCATTAAACTTAGAAAAATGCAATGCATGTAACGAAGCCTCATTTCTTAGTACGTTTACTGCTTTCTCATCGCCACACTTTCTGCGTATTTACCAAGGTCACCATCCTTCGGGATTTTTCCACCGACGGTGTGCGGTTTTTCTTATCTCTAATGACGAGTACAAGTATAAGAGCAGTGTGCACTCTTCTTTCACCGAGTCAAGTTCAACCTTGCAAAATATCTCGTAGGCAACGTTGACAGCCAATGAGAGTACGACCGATCTCCGACAAAAAATACGAGGCGAGGCTTAACTTTCAAAACCGTCTGATCTGTACAGATTTTTGTGAATCCAGTAGCTCATATGATCTCAGAAATTGATTTGTTCAGAGGGAGAACCAGATCAGCGCTGGAACGGACACACGGTGAATGTGCAAATCGGCACAATGAAGAAAAACGATTTGACACTCGTGCTGATTGGACATTTGATGTCGTTTTCCTGCATCGCCGTCACTGTCGACTCCGCGCAACCTTTCACAGGTGACTTAAGAATTACAGAACTtcattttcgataaattatcattctGCGGCATTAACCGAGGGACACATAAATTAAGTTGAGACTGAGTATTTTCttactttgttttttaatttttgtcgtTTATCGTGATGTAGAAAAGGTATCGAATTCGGTTGAAATTTACTTGTCTGATTCCAATGATTGTTGAGGTTTTCACACCTCGAGTAGGTATTCATGAACACGTTTTTAGAACAATGTTGGTCCTCTTGGTCTGTTATTCTGTCTCGGAAacggttgaataaaaaaatccagtATTCACACGACTTTCATTCAAATGATGGGTATGAAAAATTGCCGTGAtccatttttttccacgtatGCTTCAAACAGAAGAAGGCAAAAAGAAGGCCCCAAATTATCTCCCGCTGAACCATACTTATGCTTTTCAAGTTTTCGCAACTCGACGTTCAAATATAATACATCCGTAGATAACGCGTAATTACGAATCATGAATTTGTGTTTGACATAGCAAAAGAATCAGCGGTACGTAGCCCGAACGTTTCGAGAAACGACTACGAGGTTAGGgtggaagaaaataaaccAGCAACCCTATTCTGTGCAGTAGAGGggaattcgttgaaaaatttcaaatggctACGGAAAATTGACGCTACTTTAACCTGGAAAGAGGTGAACATTTCGAACGCTTTGAAAATCAACGAAACATACGCCGCCGTGACGTTTGATGTCGCAAATGTGACATCCGAAGACAACGGAACGTTATACAAATGCAGTGCAGAAGATGACAGCCGCAACGTAGAAAATACATTGCATATTAAAACTTTTAAAGAACAGGAATCCTACCAAAATATCCAAGCGGTTGGACCAGATCGCATTTACCTACGAATAGATCGGATGAATTTCATAACTCAGTATCAATACGAACTGTTCTTGCCAAGTGAATCCATCATTCATTATAAGGAAATTGGTACAAGGGAATGGCAGCACGCAATGTCACTGACGAATGACGATATTCCCAGTTACCACGTTATAACCGGATTGAAAAATGACACTGCCTATCAGATAAGAAACGTGATTACTCCCGAATCGCAGAGTTTGGGTACCGTCGTTCAATATAAATGGGTGACGACGTTGAAACAAGGTAAGTGAGTTTCAGGGAGATTCATTGCACTCTGATTTTCCAGTATTTCCTATTCGAATAACTTCATGTCGTTTCGAATGATTCCATTTTATAGATTCCACTTATCCTCAGTCATGTCAAATGAGCGAATGATCTTTTAAAAGACTATATTTTATACGCAGCTCTCGAATACCTCCCTATCATTACGATTGCGAACGTCAGTAGTTCAACGATAACGATTAGGTGGAAAGCGCCACCACCAGAACTGGAAGGTTACATCAGTTTTTATAATGTATCAATCCGAAAATATCAGAACGAAACCCCGTCTGAGGTGAAAGTATGTTCGAGGTCACAAAGTAAAGAGTTGAGCTACGTTTTCAATATTACTCAGAAAGGTCGAAATTACTTTGAAGTAACAGCTTGTTCCGTTGACTCATGTGAAGATCGATTCAGATCCACCTTGAATCTCGTTGTGATTACACTCGTAGGTATGTCAAATATTTTGCACCGATGAATCGTGCTTTcgcttttcaaattcatacaCCTCGACATTGAAATACGATATGTATACCAGTTGGACCACGTAATTGTGTGctctgaatttatttttcatgttgCTCAAAAACCTGATAAAGTAAACCCGAAGTACCTGAAGAACAGTTACCAGCTCTGGGTGGAAGAGAATACTCCCGTGACCCTGCTTTGCGATCTAGCTTTGTttccgttgaaaaatttcaagtggcTAAAAAAATCTCCCGGTTCATTGATATGGAATGAGGTGAACGTTTCGAGCAGTTCACTTATCAAGGAAAACGTTGACAGGACTCTTGATATCGCAAACGTGACATCGCAAGACAACGGAACGTTGTTCAAATGAAGTGGGGAAGTTAATGAGCAGCATGTTCAGCGTACGATGCTAATTGTGACTTATGGAGGAAAGGAATCATACAAAAATTTCCGAGCTGTTGGATCGGATCGGATTTACCTACGGCTAGACCGGGTCGATTTCATAATTGCAGATCCAACTTTGGTTTGTTGGTCGTGTAGCTACGTTATTGATTACAAGGAAAACGGTACAAATCAATGGCAGTACGCAGTGAACCAATCGTTTTTCGACGTCCGTGGCTACTACGTCATGAATGGATTGAAACCGGATACTGCCTATcagataagaaataaaattattgatcCAGTTGAGAATTCGACAACggtttttcaatataaatggACTAGAACCTTGAAACAAGGTACACGAAACTCAGGGTCGTTTCATTTATTGCGATTTAACAACAATCATAACTATGGCACTATCATATTGATCGTTAATCTTTATTTTCCATGAGATATCGAATACGTTCCAAATGTTTCGATTTTGAAAGTGACTTCCTATACGGTAACGATTGAATGGACCGCGCCATCGACAGAACTGGAGGGTTACATCAGCCTCTACAATGCATCGATTCGAATGTCCGGCCACAATGGGAAGCATTATATGTCTCAAACAAAGGAGTTACGCTACACGTTTAATGGACTGACTCCAACGTTGGATTACGATCTCCACGTAAGCGCGTGTTCCATTGACGCGTGTCGACATGTGTACGCAAGTGTCACCCTCAAACAAGTGCGTACAGAGTCAGAAGGTTGGTAGAATGTGTACTTTGATCACCTCGCCGTGGCGGTGAAATTTATACTTTGGAATGTATCTCTGCATGCATCGATCAAAAATGTTAACATAAGTCACAAAATTGGAATGGAATGTTAAAATCAAAGTAATATTTTGCAATCAACAGACTCTTTGATGCAATACAAGATTTTATACAGAGCCAATCTCAGAGAGAGATTTATTGTTCTTG includes the following:
- the LOC124219295 gene encoding vascular endothelial growth factor receptor 1-like isoform X3, which codes for MTGSSIAIEWTAPPPELEGYISFYNASLQGGLQNEKQFVSQIRKLSHIFKGLSAEMKYDVQVQACSVDACRHAYTGTILKDVYIKLEDELDPYIQPTIFLNGMTNDSINIGWYKPDDSYKGPVIGYYHPVLSAQYVTIESVYVNGTTLSFSFENLLQNVEYEFHVTACGKYKLNCGNRSVPIKAMIRGTSDSYWIHIGIWVIASALILLICMSALTVWKLRQKSLKRKLIKARLEYFNNGDATILSPDVAVSDQAELLPYLKKYEFPRSLLILGDVLGSGAFGVVRKGQAKTIRSREAVTTVAVKTVRATASLDCMTALLRELRILCYLGEHLNLVSLLGACTKNIEYGQLFVIVEFCRFGNLHDYLWRHRRDFVNQLDTDTAEIRDQNPSEDAIDTNDQDGQSGSEGDENPEAEDCGDGTNVTSTSMTTDLVVTGAEATEPRVPFKYPGDYRGIETDPLRTRDLVFWAWQISRGMQYLSAKKVLHGDLAARNILLSDNNVVKICDFGLSKSLREEENFTNNERGPLPVKWMAIESLRDRVFSTKSDVWSYGVVLWELFSLADTPYHGIRPEYMCQTLIEGYRMERPKYAPQILYDIMLHCWKEEPSERPSFESLAWKISDMVDEHVKLYYLDLGNPYTEIYADVWKRERETVIKGETPARHEETQPQE